CTGGCTGTCGAGCACGGCTACTCGACGGTGGACGACCTGCTGGCCGGCCTCGGGTACGGGAAGACCGCCGTCCAGACCGTCATCGCGCGCTTCGTCCCGGCCGAGGCCCTGGTCGAGCCCAAGGCCGAGCCCCGCCCGACCAAGCCGGCCCGGGCCCGGACGGACTCGGGCGGGGTCACCGTGAGGGGCGTGGACGACGTGCTGGCCCGGTTCGCGAAATGCTGCAGCCCGGTTCCCGGCGATCCCATCGTCGGCTTCATCACCCGGGGCCGGGGGATCACCGTCCACACCCGCGACTGCCAGAACCTGGCTACCGGGCTGGTGGACAGCGAGCGCACGGTCGAGGTCGAGTGGGACGTCGCCGACAAGATGCCGCTGCCGGTGAAGATCGCCGTGTTCATCGGCCGTGATCGGCCGGGACTCCTGGCCGACATCTCGACGGCCATCTCCTCCCGGCAGGTGAACATCATCAAGGCCGAGGTGACGGTGACGGAAGACCGGAAGGGGATCAACCACTTCACCGTGGAGGTCGCCGACCTCGATCAGCTGCAGGGCGTGATAGGCGCGATCGCCGCCGTCAAGGACGTGATCGGCGTCGAGCGTCTCCGCGGCCTCTGACGCGCCCTCCTCGGGCGGCGTCCCATGTTTTCCCCCCACGTCAGCGCTGCTCTGACCGTCCTGATGGCGGCGGCCGTGGCGGGGCTGGCCGTGCTGGAGTCGAAGCTGGCGTTCGCCGGCGAGCACAAGCTGGCCTCGGGGGTCGGAGCTCTCCTCGTGCTGGCGACGCTGGCGATCGTCGTCCTGCTCACGCTGCTCGTGTCTCCTCTGCTCGCCTGGCTCGGCGCGCGCCCTCAGTGGCGGCGGAGATCCGGACGGACGACGCCCTCCCCGGGCTCGGGCGCGGGGACTCCCGAGTCGTCGATGCGCGCGAAGCGAGGGGAGCGCGAGCCGTGAAGCTCAGCCGCCGGACCTTCGAGCAGCTCGTCCACCGCGCCGTCGCGCGTCTGCCGAGGCGCTTCCGGACGAAGCTCCAGAACATCGCGATCGTGGTCGAAGACTGGACCGACGACGCCACCCTCGAGGAGATGGGCGTCGAGCCGCCCGACACGCTCTACGGGCTCTATCGGGGGACGGACCTCACCCGGCGCGACTCCTTTTACGGCAACGTGCTTCCCGACGTCATCACGATCTACCAGGGGCCGATCCAGGAGGACTGCGAGAGCATCGAGGAGATGGAGCAGCTCGTCCAGGACACGGTCGTGCACGAGATCGGCCACTACTTCGGCCTCGACGACGACCGGCTGGAGGAGCTGGAGCAGGAGCCCTAGGTCATTTCGGGGGGGTCTCGGAAGACCCCCCCCCGATGCCCCCCCGTCGTGGCGGTGGCGAAGCCGCCGCGGCCCCGGTGGTGGCCGCCGCGGTGCGAGGCCGAGGCGGCGGTTCAGCCGCCGGGGCCGCCGCGCTACTTCCTGAGCTCGTAGCTCCGGCTCAGCTCCGGATTCAGGAGCCGGACGGGGAACCCCGCAGCCTTGAGTGCGCTCTCGAGATCGGCCGGCGTGGGCGCGCCCGGGGCCGGCTTGAGCCGGTGATGATGCGGGATGATCGTCTTGAGGTTGGGGTTCTCCGTCCGCAGGAGTCGGACCATCTCGACGACATCCTCCACCTCTCGCCGGTCCGAGAGCGGCAGGATCGCCACGTCGGGCTTGTAGCGGGCGGCCCAGAGCTGCATGTCGAGCGTCACGGCCGTGCTTCCCGCGAAGTACACCATGAGCCCGTTCTCGAACTGGATCATGAAGCC
Above is a window of Candidatus Methylomirabilota bacterium DNA encoding:
- a CDS encoding metallopeptidase family protein, which codes for MKLSRRTFEQLVHRAVARLPRRFRTKLQNIAIVVEDWTDDATLEEMGVEPPDTLYGLYRGTDLTRRDSFYGNVLPDVITIYQGPIQEDCESIEEMEQLVQDTVVHEIGHYFGLDDDRLEELEQEP